DNA from Triticum aestivum cultivar Chinese Spring chromosome 7D, IWGSC CS RefSeq v2.1, whole genome shotgun sequence:
CCCCGGTCGAAGTCGGTTTCGTAGTGCCCAGTCACGGCGCAGAAATATCACACGATCAACCTTAGCCcaacaaaataaaaatgaaaattagAGTGGGAGAGAGGCAGAGAGGCACACGAAATTAACCGGAGCCCAACCCACCCCACGCCGGGCGCGACCTAGGAAGCAAACCACCGGCCAGGCCACGACCGCCGGGCATGGAGCAGGCCCTCCGCGACCACGCGCCGGCCAGGGCGGCGGGGCGCAGGCCGACGCGGTTCACGGCTCTGGAGCTCGCGGCGGCCGAGCAGCTCCTCCACCTCAGCGAGAGCAGCTGCTCCTCGGGCGCCGCCTTCACGCCGCTAGGATCGAGGACCGCCGCGTCGGcggcctgctcctcctcctcgcctccctcCGTCAACGCTCCGCCTGCCGCAACCGCGCGCGACCCCGTCGTCGGCCTCGGCGCGGAtcacgaggaggaggacgacgagcagGAGGTGGGCGGGAGGCCGCGCGTGAGCAGGAGGTACCGCTCGGTAGCGGAGTTGTACGACGCTACGGATCCGGCTGGAGCGCGCCGGAGAAAGGGCAAGGCCGTCGCCGGCGGCACAACGGAGGAGAGGAGGAAGTAGAAAGAGATCAGGGGGTCACTCTTGCCTGTAATTATGGGCTGTTGTTAGCAGGGAGTAGTAGCCTGGGGTAGAGAACGAATAGAAGctttgcttctgcttctgcttcttctccgGTGTACGCATGTGTATCGCGTAGATCAAGAAATAATGATCTTCTCTTCACAGGAGGAGTCACTAAGGTAGTTAGTTAGGAGCTTAATCAGGTGTAAATTATTATGCATCGAGAGGTAGTCTTGAATAAACCAAGATGAATACCTTGTGCTTAGATCGATTTGCAAGCAGCAGAGACTCCATTGAATCTACGTACTTTCATCTGAATTACAACTGTAGTGATTTATCACGGCGCCTTTTCTCCTCATTGTAGTGATTTTAACACTGTATTGTACTGTAGTGATTTATCACGGCGCTTTCAGACTTGAAATGGAATTTGATTTGTTCTTGCTTCGTGGTTTTTAGAAGAGCCAGCCGAGGGTGTCTATTCCACCTGTTCAatcttctactccctctgtaatgaaatatactccctcctttcatctatatagggcctaatgcgtttttcgaggctaactttgatcaaatgttagagtaataatatatgacatgcaatttacacaaagcataccgtcaaatacgtatgtgaaaggagctttcaatgatataatttttacattatacatctcatgcactattaatcttgtcaatagttaaAGACGGTCTTGAAAAATGAATTAGGCTCTATACAGATGGAAGGAGAAagtaagagtgtttagatcattaaagtagtcatctaaacgctcttatattattagtttacggagggagtacgtatTACTAGTACAAACGATCAGCTTTCCAATGGGAGAAATGACGGCAGACCGTACGATGAAATGAGTAGCTAGCTCCGCGCGTATACGGCCTGATCGAGGTCGGCGTCCAGGAGGTCGGTGTTCGTCCCGAGCGACTGCAGCACATCATGCCTAGAGGGAAACTGGGTATCACGGTTGGATCCTCCATCGTCCACAGTACGTCCACACCAAGTCTTCCGCGTAGTAGTTCCACCATCTCAAAGCGCTTAAGGGTCATTCAGGAAGGTAGCCAGAAAGACAAAGATAGGTTTCGAGGGGTTCGGTCTGGATGAAATTGGGGCGGCAAGCCCATCAAACCAAATCCCACGAAAAAAAAGACCAAGCTACCGATCGATCTACGTGTGCTGTCAACGGGATCGTGAGGAAAAAAAGGCAGCTGAACTGCATCAGAAACAGATGCATGGTATGAGATGTAGTACTCCAGTCCAGTAGTGAATTCTAGAAGGTGCGCATGTACGTTCGAGAAAAGAAGATGGAAGATCGACCGAGATGTGCTGCTCTGTGAACAGTTCTTGGGATGCATGCATGGAGTTATCCAAAGGTCCCAAGCTCGTGGTCGCCGCTTGGGTGTGAGGAAAAATCTCCACCGCTGCACTCGCCCCTGCTCCTTCTGGACTGTTCGCACTTCTTCTTGGTCTTCTGTTTTGGTTAACTCCGCACGGCGTGTACGCAGCCACTACCAGAATAACTGGCGATGCCGACGGCTGAACCTATGCCAacggccccgtcggcatagattgGCGTATCCCGACGGCTCAGCCCAAGCCGTCGGCATAAAAAAGCCGTCGGCGTatatccatctatgccgacggccccgtcggcaAAGCTCAGCCGTCGGCGACGCGAGAAATATGCCTACGGCGGCCGTTAGCATAGATAAGCCCGTCGGCACAGAACGTGGGCCCGGCTACCCGGGCGAAAACGGTCTTTTGACGGCGTCAGCCTACGCCGACGGgctaacggcggccgtcggcatagcccccacgtcatcgatccgcgtcgcCCGCCACGTCATCGATCTGCGTCGCTCGCCGGTCCGTGGGGtggcaaatctatgccgacggcctggccgtcggcatacacCCTGCCCATGGATGTTGCCACGTCACCGATCCCCGCcctttgccacgtcatcgatccgcggccGTGTgc
Protein-coding regions in this window:
- the LOC123166499 gene encoding uncharacterized protein, which encodes MEQALRDHAPARAAGRRPTRFTALELAAAEQLLHLSESSCSSGAAFTPLGSRTAASAACSSSSPPSVNAPPAATARDPVVGLGADHEEEDDEQEVGGRPRVSRRYRSVAELYDATDPAGARRRKGKAVAGGTTEERRK